One window from the genome of Leptospira wolffii serovar Khorat str. Khorat-H2 encodes:
- a CDS encoding EAL domain-containing protein, with product MLAEYESQQVLSLGEGYYSPHYQPILDVGNRNIVGYEVLGRVFSPETNEYHSLGYHFHNPDTDTVRLVHIDRIIREKAIKHVKETGLKTRIFLNMMPNFLSMVYTGEVLDIKKLHILHLIEKYDINPNDLVLEITEDKFEGNIEKLLYIVSVFRERGIKIAVDDLGVGFSNLERIGYIHPDIMKVDIKIMRESLNRRSFKNVLSAISEMSQRLGSQLLFEGVENEEELYLALSMGANLLQGYYFSRPTVDFQDKKRFNKTLKTSLEKFSGLRFLEILENLRREQSFLDQFIEIFKPMDTSSDTALLESLNSILDRLPPETTSVLVCDMHGYQVTPTFKRESYDLPWSRLLTDIGNNYAWKPFFIRHKAETYHSSRISGFTEPFHDIDSKRQYVLFTLNLGEEHVLVLRLDWEAY from the coding sequence ATGCTCGCTGAATACGAATCACAACAAGTTCTATCTTTGGGCGAAGGATATTATTCCCCGCATTACCAGCCGATTTTAGACGTAGGGAATCGCAATATAGTAGGATACGAGGTTTTAGGCCGTGTATTCTCTCCCGAAACCAACGAATATCATTCCTTAGGATATCATTTTCATAATCCGGACACGGATACTGTACGTTTGGTACATATAGACAGAATCATCCGGGAAAAAGCGATCAAGCACGTAAAGGAAACGGGTCTCAAGACCAGGATTTTCCTGAATATGATGCCGAATTTCCTCTCCATGGTTTATACCGGAGAAGTTCTGGACATAAAGAAGCTCCATATTCTCCACCTAATCGAAAAATACGATATTAACCCGAACGATCTAGTTTTAGAGATCACAGAGGATAAGTTCGAGGGGAATATAGAAAAACTTCTCTATATCGTGAGCGTCTTCCGGGAGAGAGGGATCAAGATTGCGGTCGATGATCTCGGAGTAGGATTCTCCAATCTGGAGCGTATCGGTTATATCCATCCGGATATCATGAAGGTGGATATCAAGATCATGAGGGAGAGTCTGAATCGTCGATCCTTCAAGAATGTGCTCTCCGCAATTTCGGAAATGTCCCAAAGATTGGGATCCCAGCTCCTATTCGAAGGAGTGGAGAACGAAGAAGAATTGTATCTAGCTTTATCCATGGGAGCTAATCTTCTGCAAGGTTATTATTTTTCCCGTCCTACGGTGGATTTCCAAGATAAGAAACGTTTTAATAAGACTCTTAAGACTTCTTTGGAAAAATTCTCCGGACTGAGGTTCTTGGAGATCCTCGAGAATCTGAGGAGAGAGCAATCCTTCTTGGATCAATTCATCGAGATTTTCAAGCCTATGGATACATCTTCGGATACCGCTCTCTTAGAGAGTTTGAATTCCATTTTGGATCGCCTTCCTCCGGAAACGACTTCCGTTTTAGTATGTGATATGCACGGTTACCAAGTGACTCCGACTTTCAAGAGGGAATCCTACGATCTTCCTTGGAGTAGGCTGCTCACCGATATCGGAAATAATTACGCATGGAAGCCGTTTTTCATCCGCCACAAGGCGGAGACCTATCATTCTAGCCGGATTTCGGGTTTCACAGAACCTTTTCACGATATAGATTCCAAGCGCCAATATGTCTTATTTACCCTGAATCTGGGCGAGGAGCATGTTTTGGTTCTTCGTTTGGATTGGGAAGCCTACTAA